The following proteins are co-located in the Sphingomonas donggukensis genome:
- the metG gene encoding methionine--tRNA ligase: MSDPYYITTAIHYPNGRPHIGHAYEMIAADAIARFQRQAGRDVRFQTGTDEHGLKMVKTARERDVEVRALADEMSGYFAEMATLLNISCDRFIRTVEADHYAASQALWQAIADAGDLYLDRYEGWYSVRDEAFYEEKELVAGADGEKLSPQGTPVEWTAEETWFFRLSKYQEPLLALYRDHPEFIQPDSRRNEILRFVEGGLTDLSVSRTSFDWGVPVPGSPGHVMYVWVDALTNYITGAGYPNDNDAFSKWWPADLHLIGKDIVRFHAVYWPAFLMSAKLPLPKQVFGHGFLLNRGEKMSKSVGNVVDPIELASLYGVDALRYFLLRDVSFGQDGTFSDEAIVTRANADLSNSFGNLAQRTLAFIAKNLGGVIPDAGRGEGADAALLAEVSGAATDFVSHFGDLAIGQAIEAWMRGVFACNAYIDVQAPWALRKTDPERMNAVLATLVRAIRDLAIVIRPVVPTASDTILDFLGAQARDHAALADAWSAVGVTIAPPSPVFPRLELATA; the protein is encoded by the coding sequence ATGTCAGACCCCTATTACATCACCACCGCAATTCATTATCCCAACGGCCGCCCGCACATCGGCCACGCCTATGAGATGATCGCCGCCGACGCGATCGCGCGGTTCCAGCGGCAGGCGGGCCGTGACGTCCGTTTCCAGACCGGCACCGACGAACATGGCCTGAAAATGGTCAAGACGGCGCGAGAGCGCGATGTGGAGGTGCGCGCGCTGGCCGACGAAATGTCGGGGTATTTCGCGGAGATGGCGACGCTCCTGAATATCTCGTGCGATCGCTTCATCCGCACGGTCGAGGCCGACCATTATGCCGCCAGCCAGGCGCTCTGGCAGGCGATTGCCGATGCCGGCGACCTGTACCTCGACCGATACGAGGGCTGGTATTCGGTTCGCGACGAAGCGTTCTACGAAGAGAAGGAACTGGTCGCGGGCGCGGACGGCGAGAAGCTGTCGCCGCAGGGGACGCCGGTCGAATGGACCGCGGAGGAAACCTGGTTCTTCCGCCTGTCGAAATATCAGGAACCGCTGCTCGCGCTCTACCGCGATCATCCCGAGTTCATCCAGCCCGACAGCCGCCGCAACGAAATCCTGCGCTTCGTCGAGGGCGGCCTGACCGACCTCAGCGTATCGCGCACCAGCTTCGACTGGGGCGTGCCGGTGCCCGGCAGTCCGGGGCATGTGATGTACGTTTGGGTCGATGCGCTTACCAACTACATCACCGGTGCCGGATACCCGAACGATAATGATGCTTTTTCAAAATGGTGGCCGGCAGACCTGCATCTGATCGGCAAGGATATCGTGCGGTTCCATGCGGTGTACTGGCCTGCGTTCCTGATGTCGGCGAAGCTGCCGCTGCCGAAACAGGTGTTCGGCCACGGCTTCCTGCTCAACCGCGGCGAGAAGATGTCGAAATCGGTCGGCAACGTCGTCGATCCGATCGAGCTCGCCAGCCTCTACGGCGTCGATGCGCTGCGCTATTTCCTACTGCGCGACGTGAGCTTCGGCCAGGACGGCACGTTCAGCGACGAGGCGATCGTCACCCGCGCCAACGCCGACCTGTCGAACAGCTTCGGCAATTTGGCGCAGCGCACGCTCGCCTTCATCGCCAAGAATCTGGGCGGTGTCATTCCCGATGCCGGACGCGGGGAGGGGGCCGACGCGGCGCTGCTCGCCGAGGTGTCAGGAGCCGCCACCGACTTCGTGAGCCACTTCGGCGACCTCGCGATCGGCCAGGCGATCGAGGCGTGGATGCGCGGGGTCTTCGCCTGCAACGCCTATATCGACGTGCAGGCGCCCTGGGCGCTGCGCAAGACCGACCCGGAGCGGATGAACGCCGTGCTCGCAACGCTGGTCCGCGCGATCCGCGATCTCGCCATCGTCATCCGCCCGGTGGTGCCGACGGCGAGCGATACGATCCTCGATTTCCTGGGGGCACAGGCGCGCGATCACGCCGCGCTGGCCGACGCCTGGAGCGCCGTCGGCGTGACGATCGCGCCACCGTCGCCGGTATTCCCGCGGCTGGAACTGGCCACCGCATGA
- the tmk gene encoding dTMP kinase gives MTPGRFISLEGGEGAGKSTQVTRLAEALAARGIEVVTTREPGGSEGAEAIRDLLMTGAVTRWSSHAEALLFAAARADHVEKRIRPAIEVGTWVICDRFVDSTRAYQGAQGINDAAILALHGFGSKGLLPDRTLVLEIGPDEGNARANARDDGARDRFAQRGPDFHAEVAAAFRTIAEREPDRVRRIDAGAGPDVVTERLMAEIADLLP, from the coding sequence GTGACGCCGGGCCGCTTCATTTCGCTGGAAGGCGGGGAAGGGGCAGGCAAGTCCACGCAGGTGACCCGGCTGGCCGAGGCGCTGGCCGCGCGCGGTATCGAGGTCGTGACGACGCGCGAGCCCGGCGGCAGTGAGGGGGCGGAGGCGATCCGCGACCTGCTGATGACCGGGGCGGTGACGCGGTGGAGCTCGCACGCCGAGGCGCTGCTGTTCGCCGCCGCGCGTGCCGATCACGTCGAAAAGCGCATCCGACCGGCGATCGAGGTTGGCACCTGGGTGATCTGCGACCGCTTCGTCGATTCGACGCGGGCCTATCAGGGCGCGCAGGGAATCAACGACGCCGCGATCCTGGCGCTGCACGGCTTCGGATCGAAGGGGCTGCTGCCCGACCGGACTCTGGTGCTCGAGATCGGTCCTGACGAGGGCAACGCCCGCGCCAATGCCCGCGACGACGGCGCCCGGGACCGGTTCGCCCAGCGCGGCCCAGATTTCCATGCCGAAGTCGCCGCCGCCTTCCGCACCATCGCAGAGCGCGAACCCGACCGCGTCCGGCGCATCGACGCCGGTGCCGGCCCGGACGTCGTAACCGAGCGGCTGATGGCGGAGATCGCCGACCTGCTGCCATGA
- a CDS encoding lytic murein transglycosylase has translation MRWRFWRAGVLVGALAMTTSSACAQDDAGFQAFLQSIRGRALSEGVRPGTFDAVAPTLTYNPRVVELDRQQPEASPTAAIPNFAPYKAQHVDAARIARGRAAYARTRARLARIEAETGVPEEIMVAIWGHETNYGAYTGNFDLPRSLASLAYEGRRRALFTDEFIATLKMIDRGVPRDRLKGSWAGAFGYPQFLPSVYLRLARDGDGDGRADIWSNETDTLASIANYFVNAGWRAGQPWGFAVTLPARFDRSDLKARTTSPRCPRVHDRHSRWRTMAEWRARGVVPQGRGWPGDSVLASLIEPDGPGRTAYLLTGNYRVILDYNCSNFYALSVGLLADEIAR, from the coding sequence ATGCGGTGGCGGTTCTGGAGAGCGGGCGTTCTGGTCGGGGCGCTGGCGATGACGACATCGTCGGCATGCGCGCAAGACGACGCCGGGTTCCAGGCGTTCCTGCAGTCGATCCGTGGACGCGCGCTTAGCGAGGGCGTGCGACCCGGCACCTTCGATGCGGTGGCGCCGACGCTGACCTACAATCCGCGCGTCGTCGAGCTCGACCGGCAGCAGCCCGAGGCGTCGCCGACCGCGGCGATCCCGAACTTCGCACCGTACAAGGCCCAGCACGTCGATGCCGCCCGCATCGCGCGGGGCCGCGCCGCCTATGCACGGACGCGCGCGCGCCTCGCCCGGATCGAGGCGGAGACCGGCGTGCCCGAGGAGATCATGGTCGCGATCTGGGGGCATGAGACGAACTACGGCGCCTATACCGGCAATTTCGACCTGCCGCGCAGCTTGGCGAGCCTAGCCTATGAAGGGCGCCGCCGCGCGCTGTTCACCGACGAATTCATCGCCACGCTGAAGATGATCGACCGCGGCGTCCCACGCGACCGGTTGAAGGGCAGCTGGGCGGGCGCCTTCGGCTATCCGCAGTTCCTGCCGTCGGTGTATCTCCGGCTGGCGCGCGATGGCGACGGCGATGGTCGCGCGGATATCTGGTCGAACGAAACCGACACGCTGGCGTCGATCGCCAATTATTTCGTCAACGCCGGCTGGCGCGCGGGCCAGCCGTGGGGATTCGCGGTGACGTTGCCCGCCCGGTTCGACCGCAGCGATCTGAAGGCGCGCACCACCAGCCCGCGCTGCCCGCGCGTGCATGATCGCCACAGCCGCTGGCGGACGATGGCCGAATGGCGCGCCCGCGGCGTCGTGCCGCAGGGGAGGGGGTGGCCGGGCGATTCTGTGCTGGCCTCGCTGATCGAGCCCGACGGTCCCGGGCGCACGGCCTATCTGCTCACCGGCAATTACCGGGTGATCCTCGATTACAATTGCTCGAACTTCTACGCGCTTTCGGTGGGATTGCTGGCCGATGAAATCGCACGCTAG
- the bamA gene encoding outer membrane protein assembly factor BamA translates to MSARAAAALMTGTILAGLPLAAQAQTPPPAPQVAAPPAAAPLEQRTIKSIRVEGSQRVEPETVLSYTRLRVGQAYTNESVDQAIKDLLASDLLADVSIAGVETGDLVIRIRENPIINRVVLEGNKRLKNDKIEKELKLKPRQIFTRTAVRADVARIIELYRRQGRFAAVVEPKQVSLDQNRVDVIFEIREGPKSKVRQINIIGNEVFDDGELRKQMATKEARLLTILSSNTSYDQDRLAYDQQKLRQFYLTEGYADFRVISAVAELTPDKRDFIITYVVEEGPRYKFGDVTVDSEIRDFNNTTLAASLPMKKDDWYDAKKVEDSVDQLQQAAGLFGYAFSEVEPEFQRDRETLTMGINFRIKEANRTYIEKIDITGNTQTQDKVIRREMRVAEGDAFNTFLVKRSTDRINSLGYFQEKFEIEQKPGSAPDRIVLQANVEEKATGELSLSAGFSSLERFIIQASVRQRNFRGKGQDLRASVNYSTYSKSLELGFTEPYLFDKNIALGGTIFRRDYNNFNYVGQERQTTYSQVSTGFQLATGVPLTEYLTLSGRYSLTQDDVGLDQATFFTNGVCDPVKAGRYLCDAIGNRLTSSLGVSLSYDSLNSRLRPSAGQRVTLGADFAGLGGDVKYIRGNVNAAKYWGIGRGFILSATAEGGYIHSLEKSRGPGIDKVRITDRFYLGEPQFRGFDIRGVGPRVQRISYTGDPSTNDQALITDRNQIVDDALGGRAYYLGKLELELPLGAGARELGLRPSIFIQAGALFGVTRPLPTLAFPQARNADGSLRFNKDGSPTLLPLTTFVKDDQGRQLYVVNNSDSTVAYTTCAVGTSATFGGPCVGSQINSPFTQDTSPFFERFVGDSAKPRLSIGVGVNWNSPFGPLRIDLAKALLSETGDDTKLLTFNVGTQF, encoded by the coding sequence ATGTCCGCGCGTGCCGCCGCGGCACTGATGACCGGCACGATCCTTGCCGGCCTGCCGCTCGCTGCCCAGGCGCAGACCCCTCCGCCTGCACCGCAGGTCGCGGCACCGCCTGCGGCGGCGCCCCTCGAGCAGCGCACGATCAAGTCGATCCGTGTCGAGGGTTCTCAGCGCGTCGAGCCGGAAACCGTGCTCAGCTACACGCGCCTGCGCGTCGGCCAAGCCTACACCAACGAAAGCGTCGATCAGGCGATCAAGGACCTGCTGGCGTCCGACCTGCTGGCCGACGTCTCGATCGCCGGCGTCGAGACCGGCGACCTGGTCATCCGCATCCGCGAGAACCCGATCATCAACCGCGTGGTGCTGGAGGGCAACAAGCGGCTGAAGAACGACAAGATCGAGAAGGAGCTGAAGCTCAAGCCGCGGCAGATCTTCACCCGCACCGCGGTGCGCGCCGACGTCGCGCGCATCATCGAGCTGTACCGCCGCCAGGGCCGGTTCGCCGCGGTGGTGGAGCCCAAGCAGGTCAGCCTGGACCAGAACCGCGTCGACGTGATCTTCGAGATTCGCGAGGGGCCGAAGTCCAAGGTCCGCCAGATCAACATTATCGGCAACGAGGTGTTCGACGACGGCGAGCTGCGCAAGCAGATGGCGACCAAGGAAGCGCGGCTGCTGACGATCCTGTCGTCGAACACGTCTTACGACCAGGACCGGCTGGCATACGATCAGCAGAAGCTGCGCCAGTTCTATCTGACGGAGGGCTATGCCGATTTCCGCGTCATCTCCGCGGTCGCCGAGCTGACGCCCGACAAGCGCGACTTCATCATCACCTACGTCGTCGAGGAAGGGCCGCGCTACAAGTTCGGCGACGTCACCGTCGACAGCGAGATCCGGGACTTCAACAACACGACGCTCGCCGCGTCGCTGCCGATGAAGAAGGACGACTGGTACGACGCGAAGAAGGTCGAGGATTCGGTCGATCAGCTGCAGCAGGCCGCCGGCCTCTTCGGCTACGCCTTCTCCGAGGTCGAGCCCGAGTTCCAGCGCGACCGCGAAACGCTGACGATGGGGATCAACTTCCGCATCAAGGAAGCGAACCGCACCTACATCGAAAAGATCGACATCACCGGCAACACGCAGACGCAGGACAAGGTGATCCGGCGCGAGATGCGCGTGGCGGAGGGTGACGCGTTCAACACCTTCCTGGTGAAGCGGTCGACCGATCGCATCAACTCGCTCGGCTATTTCCAGGAAAAGTTCGAGATCGAGCAGAAGCCGGGTTCGGCGCCCGACCGCATCGTCCTCCAGGCGAATGTCGAGGAAAAGGCGACCGGCGAGCTGTCGCTGTCGGCGGGCTTCTCGAGCCTCGAGCGGTTCATCATCCAGGCCTCGGTCCGCCAGCGCAATTTCCGCGGCAAGGGCCAGGATCTGCGCGCGTCGGTAAACTACTCGACCTATTCGAAGTCGCTCGAACTGGGCTTCACCGAGCCCTATCTGTTCGACAAGAACATCGCGCTGGGCGGCACGATCTTCCGTCGCGACTACAATAATTTCAATTACGTCGGCCAGGAACGTCAGACGACCTATTCGCAGGTGTCGACCGGTTTCCAGCTGGCGACCGGCGTACCGCTGACCGAATATCTGACGCTGTCGGGCCGCTACAGCCTGACGCAGGACGATGTCGGGCTCGACCAGGCGACCTTCTTCACCAACGGCGTCTGCGATCCGGTGAAGGCGGGCCGCTATCTGTGCGACGCGATCGGCAATCGCCTGACGTCCTCGCTGGGCGTCAGCCTGAGCTACGACAGCCTCAACAGCCGCCTGCGGCCCTCGGCGGGCCAGCGCGTGACGCTGGGCGCCGACTTCGCGGGCCTCGGCGGCGACGTCAAATACATCCGCGGCAACGTCAATGCCGCCAAATACTGGGGCATCGGTCGCGGCTTCATCCTCTCGGCGACCGCCGAGGGCGGCTATATCCACAGCCTGGAAAAGAGCCGCGGTCCCGGCATCGACAAGGTCCGCATCACCGATCGCTTCTATCTGGGCGAGCCGCAGTTCCGCGGCTTCGACATCCGCGGCGTCGGCCCGCGGGTACAGCGCATCTCGTACACCGGCGATCCCTCGACCAACGACCAGGCGCTGATCACCGACCGCAACCAGATCGTCGACGATGCGCTGGGCGGTCGGGCCTATTACCTCGGCAAGCTGGAGCTCGAGCTGCCGCTCGGCGCCGGTGCGCGCGAGCTGGGCCTGCGTCCGTCGATCTTCATCCAGGCCGGCGCGCTGTTCGGAGTGACCCGCCCGCTGCCGACGCTCGCCTTCCCGCAGGCGCGCAATGCCGACGGCAGCCTGCGCTTCAACAAGGACGGCTCGCCGACGCTGCTGCCGCTGACGACCTTCGTGAAGGACGACCAGGGGCGCCAGCTGTACGTGGTGAACAATTCGGATTCCACCGTCGCCTATACCACCTGCGCGGTCGGGACCTCGGCGACGTTCGGGGGACCGTGCGTCGGCTCGCAGATAAATTCCCCGTTCACCCAGGACACGTCACCCTTCTTCGAGCGGTTCGTGGGCGATTCGGCCAAGCCGCGCCTGTCGATCGGTGTCGGCGTGAACTGGAATTCGCCGTTCGGCCCGCTGCGCATCGATTTGGCGAAGGCGCTGCTGAGCGAAACCGGCGACGACACGAAACTTCTGACTTTCAATGTAGGGACACAGTTCTGA
- a CDS encoding D-alanyl-D-alanine carboxypeptidase family protein, with amino-acid sequence MTKTLILPVALAAALAATVPGVAQTPPFQTAAPVAYLEDLSTGAVLYAKDADRRMPPASMAKMMTAYVAFDLIKKGDLKLDQMVTVRPETWKKWHGPAAGSTMFLSAGEQVSVENLIYGIVVLSGNDACVVLAEQIAGTEEAFVNLMNQKAKELGLTNSHFGTSNGWPDGGVTYVTARDLAHLADATIKQHPELYKKFYSRRDFTWGKTLGSGSDITQANRDPLLGRVAGADGLKTGHTDEAGYGFTGSAEQNGRRLVMVVAGLNTFNQRIEESVRFMDWGFRAWKAKPIVAKGKRVGTADVQLGDAREVGLVAPNALSITIPAGTDPKMTARLVYDGPVKAPIKAGQHIADLVVTTEGGSPQTLPLVAEADVAEAGFFGRAWAGLMALFGA; translated from the coding sequence ATGACCAAGACCCTCATCCTACCCGTCGCGCTCGCCGCCGCCCTTGCCGCCACAGTCCCGGGCGTCGCCCAGACCCCGCCGTTCCAGACCGCGGCGCCCGTCGCCTATCTGGAGGATCTGTCGACCGGCGCGGTGCTGTACGCGAAGGACGCCGACCGCCGCATGCCGCCGGCATCGATGGCGAAGATGATGACCGCCTATGTCGCATTCGACCTCATCAAGAAGGGCGATCTGAAGCTCGACCAGATGGTCACGGTGCGGCCTGAGACGTGGAAGAAATGGCACGGCCCCGCCGCCGGATCGACGATGTTCCTGTCCGCCGGCGAGCAGGTGAGCGTCGAGAACCTGATCTACGGCATCGTCGTGCTGTCGGGGAACGATGCCTGCGTGGTGCTCGCCGAACAGATCGCGGGGACCGAGGAAGCGTTCGTCAACCTGATGAACCAGAAGGCGAAGGAACTGGGCCTCACCAACAGCCACTTCGGCACGTCGAACGGCTGGCCGGACGGCGGCGTGACCTATGTCACCGCGCGCGACCTGGCGCATCTGGCCGACGCGACCATCAAGCAGCACCCGGAGCTGTACAAGAAGTTCTATTCGCGCCGCGACTTCACCTGGGGGAAGACGCTCGGTTCGGGCAGCGACATCACCCAGGCCAACCGCGACCCGCTGCTGGGCCGCGTGGCCGGGGCGGACGGGTTGAAGACCGGGCACACCGACGAAGCTGGCTACGGCTTCACCGGGTCGGCTGAACAGAACGGCCGCCGCTTGGTCATGGTCGTCGCCGGGCTGAACACCTTCAACCAGCGGATCGAGGAATCGGTCCGCTTCATGGACTGGGGCTTCCGCGCGTGGAAGGCCAAGCCGATCGTCGCCAAGGGCAAGCGCGTGGGCACCGCCGACGTGCAGCTGGGCGACGCGCGCGAGGTCGGCCTGGTCGCGCCGAACGCTCTGTCGATCACCATCCCCGCCGGCACCGACCCCAAGATGACCGCCCGGCTGGTCTATGACGGCCCCGTCAAGGCGCCGATCAAGGCCGGCCAGCATATCGCCGACCTGGTCGTGACGACCGAGGGCGGCAGCCCGCAGACGCTGCCGCTGGTCGCCGAGGCCGATGTTGCGGAGGCCGGCTTCTTCGGTCGCGCCTGGGCGGGTCTGATGGCGCTGTTCGGCGCGTGA
- the rpmE gene encoding 50S ribosomal protein L31 — protein sequence MKTDTHPDYHMIKVQMTDGTVFETRSTWGKEGDLMTLDIDPLAHPAWTGGRGQMLDSGGQVARFNKRFGGLTLGKK from the coding sequence ATGAAGACCGATACGCATCCCGACTATCACATGATCAAGGTCCAGATGACCGACGGGACCGTGTTCGAGACGCGTTCGACCTGGGGCAAGGAGGGCGACCTGATGACGCTCGACATCGATCCGCTGGCGCACCCGGCGTGGACCGGCGGTCGCGGCCAGATGCTCGACAGCGGCGGCCAGGTGGCACGCTTCAACAAGCGTTTCGGCGGCCTGACGCTCGGCAAGAAGTAA
- a CDS encoding SPOR domain-containing protein: MKSHASLALLALWATAAAAQEPPAGEGPRGSSQVTAGEVRYDVVGYAGVGDVPGFAAVTDAADAGGYAEVTALDSGRTILVAVVAGSPGTGAIVVLSPAARATLGVTSERVPVRVRRVVPSPQDSVQLRNLQPASARSNAPEVLLVPLRRKLAAQTAVALPPAPPVKSQAPAPRQAALKPAPIPAPKPKPAPVVVAPAKSVSGAHVVQVAALSNAARAQALARQLGGTVIPAGALFRVQIGPFADVASADRARARAVAAGYPDSRRQRVAGH, translated from the coding sequence ATGAAATCGCACGCTAGCCTGGCCCTGCTCGCGCTGTGGGCGACGGCGGCTGCCGCGCAGGAGCCGCCGGCGGGTGAGGGGCCGCGCGGTTCGTCGCAGGTGACGGCGGGCGAGGTGCGCTATGACGTGGTCGGTTATGCCGGCGTCGGCGACGTACCAGGGTTCGCCGCGGTCACCGATGCAGCGGACGCAGGCGGTTACGCCGAGGTGACCGCGCTCGACAGCGGGCGCACGATACTGGTCGCGGTAGTCGCGGGCAGCCCCGGAACCGGCGCGATCGTCGTGCTGTCGCCGGCGGCGCGTGCGACGCTGGGCGTGACCAGCGAACGGGTGCCGGTACGCGTCCGCCGCGTCGTGCCGTCCCCGCAGGATAGCGTGCAGCTCCGCAACCTCCAGCCGGCGAGCGCCCGGTCGAACGCGCCCGAGGTGCTGCTGGTGCCGCTTCGCCGCAAGCTGGCTGCGCAGACTGCGGTCGCTCTGCCGCCTGCACCACCCGTCAAGTCGCAGGCGCCGGCGCCGCGGCAGGCGGCGCTCAAGCCGGCGCCGATCCCCGCGCCCAAGCCAAAGCCCGCGCCCGTCGTCGTGGCTCCGGCAAAATCGGTTTCTGGGGCCCATGTCGTCCAAGTCGCGGCTCTATCGAACGCCGCCCGCGCGCAGGCACTCGCGCGTCAGCTGGGCGGCACCGTCATTCCCGCGGGCGCGCTGTTCCGCGTCCAGATCGGCCCCTTCGCCGATGTCGCGAGTGCCGACCGCGCCCGTGCCCGCGCGGTCGCCGCCGGATATCCGGACTCGCGCCGCCAGCGGGTGGCGGGACACTGA
- a CDS encoding PilZ domain-containing protein, with protein sequence MLFTSEYEPAESLGRRRVPRAPVSLDARVGRGGLDRALCKVTDLSIHGARLQTYSAMKKGSMIWLTLPGIGPVAATVRWSDDFEAGCEFRHPLDPLAFAELVAG encoded by the coding sequence GTGTTGTTCACATCCGAATACGAGCCGGCCGAGAGCCTCGGTCGGCGACGGGTGCCCCGCGCACCCGTGTCGCTCGACGCGCGCGTCGGGCGGGGCGGACTCGACCGCGCGCTGTGCAAGGTCACCGACCTGTCAATCCACGGCGCCCGGCTGCAGACCTATTCGGCGATGAAGAAGGGCAGCATGATCTGGCTGACCCTGCCGGGCATCGGCCCCGTCGCGGCCACCGTGCGCTGGTCCGACGATTTCGAGGCGGGCTGCGAGTTCCGCCACCCGCTTGATCCCTTGGCGTTCGCCGAACTCGTCGCTGGCTGA
- a CDS encoding DNA polymerase III subunit delta', whose amino-acid sequence MTSLIGNEAPQAAFAAALSGGALHHAWLIAGPEGVGKAQFAKDAAARILARGAGESERTAAMLAAGSHPDYRLLRRVPKDADKPEGELARSIKIDAIRGLQAMFATKPSMSDARVVIIDAIDDVERPGASNALLKNLEEPPAGTIFLLVSHAPGRLLPTIRSRCRLLRFDPLSDHEVAGVLRDQLPQASAAEVAALVRAGAGSPGRALRFAGLDLAAIEGDLAAIATDGDPTNRLRVRLSKALGLKAAQARYEAFLERVPAFIAERAQVMTGPALRDALDAYAAATDLARVSIAQSLDAGTTAFEMGSLVARLARSR is encoded by the coding sequence ATGACGTCGCTGATCGGCAACGAGGCCCCACAGGCTGCCTTCGCCGCCGCCCTGTCAGGCGGGGCGCTGCATCACGCCTGGCTGATCGCGGGGCCGGAGGGTGTCGGCAAGGCGCAGTTCGCCAAGGACGCCGCCGCGCGTATCCTCGCCCGCGGGGCAGGGGAGAGCGAACGCACCGCGGCGATGCTGGCGGCGGGATCGCACCCCGACTACCGCCTGCTGCGCCGCGTGCCCAAGGATGCCGACAAGCCCGAGGGCGAGTTGGCGCGTTCGATCAAGATCGACGCGATCCGCGGGCTGCAGGCGATGTTCGCGACCAAGCCGTCGATGTCCGACGCGCGCGTGGTGATTATTGACGCGATCGACGACGTCGAGCGTCCCGGCGCGTCGAACGCCCTGCTGAAGAACCTCGAGGAGCCGCCCGCGGGCACTATCTTCCTGCTCGTCAGCCACGCGCCCGGGCGGCTGCTGCCGACGATCCGGTCGCGGTGCCGGCTGCTGCGGTTCGACCCGCTGTCGGATCATGAGGTTGCCGGCGTGCTTCGCGACCAATTGCCGCAGGCAAGTGCGGCAGAAGTCGCTGCGCTGGTGCGGGCGGGTGCGGGATCGCCGGGGCGGGCGCTGAGGTTCGCCGGACTCGACCTTGCCGCGATCGAAGGCGACCTGGCGGCGATCGCGACCGATGGCGACCCCACCAACCGTCTGCGCGTCCGCCTCTCGAAGGCGCTCGGCCTGAAGGCGGCGCAGGCGCGCTACGAGGCATTCCTGGAACGCGTGCCCGCCTTCATCGCCGAGCGGGCGCAGGTGATGACCGGACCGGCGCTCCGCGACGCGCTCGATGCCTATGCCGCCGCGACCGATCTTGCTCGCGTCTCGATCGCGCAATCGCTCGATGCCGGGACGACCGCGTTCGAGATGGGCAGCCTCGTCGCGCGACTGGCGCGGTCGCGCTGA
- a CDS encoding OmpH family outer membrane protein, with amino-acid sequence MKTYLLSAVAVLATVAPAAAQQVPDAKIAVVDTERLFGECTACKAANTQLQTQRQQLQTSAQSLGTPLQTEGQAIQTALNAAKGTPDAALQTRITAFETRQRSAQQQLATQQQTFERNVAYVRQQIGQKIGPIITQVAQSRGATLAVDKNNTFFNAPAAEITDAVLAQLNAQLPSVSTVAPAAPAATTPAAPATTTPATPRRGR; translated from the coding sequence ATGAAGACTTACCTTCTCTCGGCGGTCGCCGTTCTCGCGACCGTCGCTCCGGCCGCTGCGCAGCAGGTGCCCGACGCCAAGATCGCCGTCGTCGATACCGAGCGTCTGTTTGGCGAATGCACCGCCTGCAAGGCCGCGAACACCCAGCTCCAGACCCAGCGCCAGCAGCTCCAGACCAGCGCGCAGTCGCTCGGCACGCCGCTGCAGACCGAGGGTCAGGCGATCCAGACCGCGCTCAACGCCGCCAAGGGCACGCCCGACGCCGCTCTGCAGACGCGCATCACCGCGTTCGAGACGCGCCAGCGTTCCGCGCAGCAACAGCTGGCGACCCAGCAGCAGACGTTCGAGCGCAACGTCGCCTATGTCCGCCAGCAGATCGGCCAGAAGATCGGCCCGATCATCACGCAGGTCGCGCAGTCGCGCGGCGCGACGCTGGCGGTGGACAAGAACAACACGTTCTTCAACGCCCCCGCTGCCGAGATCACCGATGCCGTGCTCGCCCAGCTGAACGCCCAGCTGCCGAGCGTCAGCACCGTCGCACCTGCGGCGCCTGCAGCGACCACCCCGGCGGCCCCCGCCACGACCACGCCCGCGACGCCCCGCCGCGGTCGATGA
- the fabZ gene encoding 3-hydroxyacyl-ACP dehydratase FabZ, with translation MSEETAAATSIGPLDIARVMAALPHRYPILLVDRVEELVIDQRIVAIKAVSMNEEFFQGHFPGRPIMPGVLQVEALAQAAGVLAVESLGLAGSGKLVYFMSIDGVKFRKPVEPGVLLRLEVEFVQKRSRVCKFAGRAMLGDDVATECEFTAMIADPPKQG, from the coding sequence ATGAGCGAGGAGACGGCAGCAGCGACCTCCATCGGCCCGCTCGATATCGCGCGGGTGATGGCGGCGCTGCCGCATCGCTATCCGATTCTGCTGGTCGACCGGGTAGAAGAGCTCGTGATCGACCAGCGCATCGTCGCGATCAAGGCGGTGTCGATGAATGAGGAGTTCTTCCAGGGGCATTTCCCCGGAAGGCCGATCATGCCCGGCGTCCTGCAGGTCGAGGCGCTGGCGCAGGCTGCCGGCGTGCTGGCGGTCGAGAGCCTCGGCCTCGCCGGATCTGGCAAGCTCGTCTATTTCATGTCGATCGATGGCGTGAAGTTCCGCAAGCCGGTCGAGCCGGGCGTGCTGCTGCGCCTCGAAGTCGAGTTCGTGCAAAAGCGGTCGCGCGTGTGCAAGTTCGCAGGGCGCGCGATGCTGGGTGACGATGTCGCCACCGAGTGCGAATTCACCGCGATGATCGCCGATCCGCCCAAGCAGGGCTGA